From Canis lupus dingo isolate Sandy chromosome 24, ASM325472v2, whole genome shotgun sequence, a single genomic window includes:
- the LOC112673722 gene encoding uncharacterized protein LOC112673722, with product MAAPGPLGRSAGWAVRIQPASRFLQVPMPVPAPTKRNQECIPVNKKALRSQSPGRLDWLSPGRGTKGLCTSSLSHGLKGPLGEDGEGNQPRRVRDLPVVSRHVSTEVESTPTSHPPHTSIPLPACYFWNASPAPHQISELLFQEGTWSSPSVWPPQPLTSGSNYRLLCTSVCQLDPKLHWQGLVIRWAVAIFKIKIGTCAPTRICFCCVPHLSEV from the exons ATGGCGGCTCCCGGGCCGCTCGGGCGGTCGGCCGGCTGGGCTGTTAGAATTCAGCCTGCCTCTCGCTTTCTCCAGGTGCCCATGCCGGTGCCGGCACCCACAAAAAGAAATCAG GAATGCATCCCAGTGAACAAGAAGGCATTGAGATCCCAGAGCCCAGGAAGATTAGATTGGTTGTCTCCAGGAAGAGGAACTAAGGGGCTGTGTACTag TTCACTCAGTCATGGTCTGAAAGGGCCTTTGGGAGAAGACGGAGAAGGAAACCAGCCCAGAAGAGTAAGAGACCTGCCGGTGGTCTCACGACATGTCAGCACAGAG GTGGAGTCTACCCCCACCTCACACCCACCTCACACTTCCATCCCCTTGCCTGCCTGCTACTTCTGGaatgcctcccctgccccccaccagatCTCTGAGCTCCTCTTCCAGGAAGGCACCTGGTCATCCCCATCTGTCTGGCCTCCCCAGCCTCTGACCTCTGGATCCAACTATCGTCTTCTGTGTACATCAGTCTGCCAGTTAGACCCGAAGTTGCACTGGCAAGGCTTAGTTATTAGATGGGCAGTggccattttcaaaataaaaattggaacTTGTGCTCCAACCAGGATCTGTTTCTGCTGCGTTCCACATTTGTCAGAAGTCTAA